The Flavobacterium johnsoniae UW101 genomic interval ATGAAGTTTATTAAAAAATAAACATTGAAAATATATCTCTAAACAGATTAAAAATTTGGTTTGGTTAGTAATGTGAAAGGGCTGTTCTATTGAAAAATAGACAGCCCTTTTCTGGTTTAGTTGTTTATTGTTTCTGTTATTTCTTTTTATGGTTATACTCTCCAATAACAGCAAAATAACCAAATGTTCCTAAGCCTAAAACAATAAGAGGCGTGAGGATAAAAAGAATAATAATACCAAAGACTAAATCATCTTGCTGATCTGATAATAATTTAGGTAAGCCAAATTCAAACACGCAGAAGTAAGCGGCCGCAACTGCCAAAATAACCCATAAAACGCCTAAAGCTTGTTTGATTGTATTCATGTTCTTAAATGTTAAAGATGATTAATTTTGTTTTTATTGTCTATGTAAATCATTCCAATTACGAAACAGATCGACGCAATAATAATAGGATACCAAAGTCCGTCAAGATAAAAATCGCTTTTTCCGGCTACTTTTGCATGAGTTACAAAATAAGTCGAAATTGCCGGCAGCAGACCTCCAAAAATTCCATTTCCTACATGATAAGGAAGTGACATAGAAGTATATCTGATTTTAGTTGGAAACATTTCAACTAAAAACGCTGCAATTGGACCATAAACCATTGTAACAAATAAAACCTGAATGAAAACTAAAAAAATTAAAGTCCATTCATCGCCAGAATTGATATTTATAGTAACACTGCTTTGAGATTTTTTCTTATCAGCAAAATCTGTTTTCTTTTCGATATACGTAGTTCCATCAGTATAGGTTTTTGAAATCGTGGTAATTACATCATTATTTTTTGCTTTTTCGATCTTTTGAGAGGTTTGTTCTACAATTTCGGTTTTGTAACTCACATCAGTTGTGTTGTACATCATTTTATATATAGGTCTGTAGAATAAAATAGCCAGTAACATACCGAACATCATAATGTATTTACGGCCAACTTTGTCACTCAGCCATCCAAAAACAATAAAAAAAGGTGTTCCTATCAATAATGCAATTCCAAGTAAACTGTCAACTTGTGAAGAATCTACATTCATAACCGTTTTCATAAAACTCATAGCATAGAATTGTCCAGTATACCAAACAACACCCTGTCCCATTGTTGCGCCAAATAATGCCAAGAGAACAAACTTTAAATTGTATCGGTTTCCAAAACTTTCCTTTAAAGGATTTGTACTTGTTGTTCCTTCCTTTTTAGCTTTTGCAAAAACCGGTGATTCGTCCATATTTTTTCTAATTAAATATGAAACTCCCACCATTGCAATAGAAACCCAAAAAGGAACACGCCATCCCCATGAATCAAAAGCTTCGGCCGAAAGTACATTTTTGGTAGCCAGAATAACCATCAAAGAAATAAATAAACCAACCGTTGCAGTAGTCTGGATCCACGATGTCCAATATCCTTTTTGCCCAGCCGGAGCATGTTCGGCAACATAAGTCGCTGCGCCGCCATATTCTCCGCCAAGAGCCAAACCTTGCAATAAACGCAGAATCAAAACTAACAGAGGCGCGAGAAAACCAATGGTTTCATAACTTGGAATACAGCCTATTAAAAAAGTAGAACCTCCCATTAATAATAAAGTAGCCATGAAAGTATATTTTCGGCCGATAATATCTCCCAATCGTCCAAAAAATAAAGCGCCAAAAGGTCTGACAACAAATCCGGCGGCAAACGTGGCTAATGTAGATAAAAACGCTGCTGTTGGATTATCACTCGGAAAGAATTTAGTTGAAATTACAACGGCCAAACTCCCAAAAATATAGAAATCGTACCATTCAATCATTGTTCCCATAGAAGAGGCCGAAATTACTTTCCAAATGCCTTTAGTAGAAGTTTTGCTCATAAAACGTTCTGTTGATTTAATAATGAATAAAAAAATAAAATACGATTTTACGAATATATAAGATATTTTTTTATTTAGTTGATACTTTTTTAACAAAAACTAATTAATTGTTAATAATACATTTTTAATCAGTCAATACTTAATAATTAGAAATATATCATAGAATGCAGGTGTGCCTAAACCCTTATATAGTATAAGGATGCATGGATTTCAAAAAAGAAAACACTAGTTTTGCAGCTCAAAATTTAAATCAGAAAATGGTTGTCATGTTTGATTAAATATGACATTAAAAGGGAATTTGGTGCAAATCCAAAACTGTCCCGCAGCTGTAAGCTCATTAACTGAAACCCTTTAATATGTCACTTTTCAATTCGAAAGGGAAGGCTGGGTGTAGGGAGCAAGTCAGAAGACCTGCCATTTTTATAGTAATAACAGCTTTCGGGGATTGAAGCTTGAATTAAGAATAATACTTTTTCACTCTAAGTGATAATGAGTATTGTTTGATCATTCTATTCTCGTAAGCTAAATAAGTTTATGAGTTTTTTTTTCTGCAAATGCGATATCTTAAAAACAGTTTCTTTTTGAGTGTTTTTTTCTTCTTGACGTTTCCTTTTCTCTATCAAAAAAATCATTAAACATGTCATTGCTCCAGAAACATAGTTTTTAGTGCACTGGATTTAAACATTTAAGTAATATAATTTTTTAAATATTTAATAATGAGAAACAATTTTTTTTCTAAGCAATTAATCGCCATTGCTTCTTTAATGATGCTGGTAACTTCATGTAATAATGATGATGATTTTACGGCGGCGCCTGTAATCAAGGGAGAACAGCAGTTAAAAGATACTTTGACAATTGGAAAAACACTTCAGCTGAGTTCAAAAATAAAAGACAGAAATAATGTTTCATTTGAATGGGCAGTAAACGGAAATGTTGTAGGATCTGATTCGACATATACTTTTAAACCAGAAACAAGAGGAGATTTTAAAATTACGATGACTGCTAAAAACAATGGCGGAAACGTATCTCTAACTTACGATATTCACACATTTGGAGCTTATGAAAACGGATTCTTTATGATTAATGAAGGATGGTTTGGGCATGGAACAGGAACAGTTGGGTTTTACAGATACGATACAAAAGCAATAGAAGACAGTGTTTTTGTAAAAGTAAATCCAGATAAAGATTTAAAACCAGAATCGTCAACTTTAGAGTTTGGAACTGTCTTTAATAAAAAGCTATTCTTGGTGTCTAAAGTCGGCGGACCGGTTGTAGTTGCAGATGCTTATTCGCTTAAAGAAGAAAAAAGAATTCCGGCTCAGGGTGGAAACGACTGGCGTGCGATAGTTGGAATTGATGAAAATCAGGCTTTGCTTACTTCTGGAAAAGGAATATTCAAACTTAATTTGAATACAATGGAATTAAACGGACAAGTTGAAGGAATTACAGGTCAGGTAGGAGACATTGTAAAAGTTAACGGATTCATTTTTGCATTGTCGGCATCAAAAGGGGTTATTGTAATTAATGCTACAACATTAGCAGTCGAAAAAACAATTTCAGGAATGGTTCTGGGATTTGCTGTTACTGATGATAAAAAAGTATGGGCCGCAGGCGGAACAAAACTTATCAATATAGACTCTAATACTCTTGAGGTAAAAGAAATCGCATTAGGTTTTCAGGCTTACGGAAGCTGGGGAGCCTGGCATCCGGGATCTATTACAGCTGCAAAAAATGCTGTTTTCATTGCCAAAAATGGAAGCTGGAGCGGTGGTAAAGAAATTTATAAATATAACGGAGATGTTTCTTCATTAGCTTCGCCTTTTGTTACATTAACAGATTCTAATATATTATATGGAGCGGGAATTGGATATGATAAAAAGAAAAACACTTTAGTAATTAATACAGTAAACGAAGGATATGGAGCAAATTTTGCGATCAATAACCTTTATTTATTCAATGGAGATTCTGGAGCTAAAACAGGAACAGTAAGTTTTTCAGGATATTATTTCCCGGCGGTTTCTGTGTTCCATCAATAAGATTTTTTAGACTAGGTTTTTTAACCGCAAAGACCGCAAGGTAAAAACGCAAAGTTCGCAAAGCTTTATCAATATAAAGCTTTGCGAACTTTTTTTTAGCCACAGATTATACAGATTAAAATGATTTTTAAAAACCTGTATAATCTGTGTTATCTGTGGGCTATTGTTTTTTACTTTTCGGTTTAAATTTTTCCGAAAATAATAAAAACAAAAAACCCGAATATTGCTATTCGGGTTTTGGTGGTACCTCCAGGGATCGAACCAGGGACACATGGATTTTCAGTCCATTGCTCTACCATCTGAGCTAAGGTACCGTCTTGTGCTCAATGCGGGTGCAAAGATAGAATCATTTTCCGTTTATCCAAAACATTTTAGAAAAAAAATCAATTCGTATCTTCGCAAAAACAAAAAAGAAAAATGATTTTAACTGTCGATGTTGGAAATACCAGAATTAAAGCTGCTGTCTTTGAAGGGAGTAGTGTTTTGGAGTATTTCGTTTTTGAAAAAAATGAGCTTGAAAAAAGAATTGAAAAAATTTTAGAAAAATTTCCAAACTGCTCAGATTTGGTTGTTGCCTCGGTTGGAGATGTCGAAAAACAATCTTTTTTGAGTTTTGAAAAACAGTTAAATGTTCATTTTTTTACACACGAAGATATTTTCCCGTTTCATAATAAATATGCAACACCAAAAACTTTAGGAATCGACAGAATGATTTTGGCTGCCGGAGCAACACTGCAGTTTCCGAAACAAAATCGATTAGTTATAGATGCCGGAACCTGCATTACCTACGATTTTATCGACGAAAACGATAATTATCTGGGCGGTGCAATCTCTCCAGGGCTTCGTTTGCGTTACGAAACCTTACACAATTACACAGCCAGACTCCCTTTGCTTACTTTAGATCAGCCCCATTCTTACATTGGAGATTCAACCGCACAGGCGATTCATTCTGGTGTTGTGAATGGTTTCGTCTATGAGATTGACGGTTTTATCGATGAATATCGCTCGAACTTTTCAAATTTTATAATAATTTTAACGGGAGGCGATGCAGAATTTTTGGCTAAACGATTAAAAAATACCATATTTGCCAATTCAAATTTCCTTCTGGAGAGTTTGAGCCAAACATATCAATATAAAATCGACAATGATTAAAAAAATTATAATAAGTGCTTGTTTGCTTATATCGTTCGTTTCATTTGCTCAGCAAGGTACTGCATCGCCATATTCTTTTTATGGAATTGGAGATATCAAGTTTAAAGGAACTTTAGAGTACAGATCTATGGCGGGCGTTGCTGTTGAGCAGGATAGTATTCACTTGAATATTGAAAATCCAGCAAGTTATGCCAGTTTAATGCAGACTACTTTTACAGTAGGAGGAACTTTTGGAACTTCGACATTAAAATCGAATACTGGATCTGCAAAAGCACAAAGAACAACTTTTGATTATTTAGCTGTTGGAATTCCAGTTGGAAAATTTGGAGTATCGTTTGGTTTAATTCCATTATCATCTGTTGGATATAAAATTTTAGATGATAATACTGCGACAGAAGGAGCTGTAAGTTCTCAGTTAAGCGGAAAAGGCGGTATTAATAAAGTATATTTTGGTGTAGGTTATAAAATTAAACCGCACTGGACTATTGGAGCTGATGTTCAATATAACTTTGGAAAAATTACAACAACAAGTATAGAGCAGGTAACCGGTGTTCAAAATGGTACATCAGAATCAAATGCTTCTACTTTATCCGGAGCTAATTTTGATTTAGGTACAATGTACCAGACAAAGATTTATAAAAAAGTAAACCTGTTTACAAGTTTGAGTTATACATTTTCAAGTAATTTAAATTCTGAAAATGTACGAGAAATTAATGTAAGCGGCGATCCGGACCCTTATGCATATCCTGCATCAACTACTAAATTAAAACTTCCGAGCCGAGTAATTATTGGAGCAGGTATTGGTGAGTCAAGAAAATGGTTAGTAGGTACTACATTGGCTTTTCAGGGAGAAGGACAGCTGACAAACTATTACAATGCAATGGATAACGTTCGATACGAGAATTATGCTAAATATGCAATTGGAGGTTACTACATTCCAAATTACACCTCTTTTACAAGTTATTTAAGCAGAATTACATATCGTGCAGGTTTGAAATACGAGAAAATTGGTTTAATTGTTAACAACGAATCAATTAAAGATGTAGGGATGACTTTAGGAGCTGGAATTCCAATTCCGGGATATTTTTCTAATGTAAACATAGGAATTGAATTTGGTAAAAAAGGAACAGTTTCTTCAAACCTGGTTCAGGAAAATTATGTAAACTTTAGTGTAGGATTCTCATTTAATGATAAATGGTTTGTGAAGAGCAAATTCAACTAAACATAAAAATATATGTTTTTATAAGCTCATTACAATTTATTACATTTGGCAAATGAATTTACCAAAGAGATATATTACAAGCGTTGTCACAGTTATTGCTGTGACACTGTTTTTTGGATGCGAAAGTAATTTTAAAGAAGTTCAAAAAATTAACTTCTCAGAGTTTGTTCCGGCAAGTGATGCCGATACTGTGAATATCAAATACACAGATTCTGGTAAAATAACAGGAGTTTTGATAAGCTCAAAAATGCTTGATTATTCTAATCTTGAATTCCCTTTTACAGAATTTCCAAAAGGAATTGATGTTACTTTATACGACAAAAAACAAAAGCGTACCTTTATTAGATCAAATTATGCTGTATCCTATAAAAATACAAGTATAATAGATTTACAGGGAAAAGTTAAAATTACCTCAGAAGCGGGACAGGTTTTGGAAACAGAACAAATGTTTTTTGATCAAAAAAATGAGTGGTTTTACACAGAAAGAAAATTTAAACTTACAGATGCTAAAGGAGTTTCTTTTGGTCAGGGAATTGATTTTAGCAAAGACTTTAAAGTGATTAATTCGCAGCGAATAAGCGGTGAATTTGAATCAGACGAAGAATTATAATTATGGGATATTTAAAATACACACAATACGTTTACATCTTATTTGCAGTTTACTTTATCTATGATGGAGTAATAAAGCTTACCGAAAATAACGAAGCCTACCCTTTGAGTTTTGTTATTGCAGGAATGGCTGTTTTTATGTTTTTCTTCAGGAGAAGGTTTCTTAATAAATATAACGATCGAAATAAAAAACAGTAAAAATGGAAATTAGTATTATAATATTGTGTTTAATACTATCAGCATTTTTTTCAGGAATGGAAATAGCTTTTATTTCCTCAAATAAAATTTATCTTGGAATTGAAAAAAAACAAGATAATTTTCTGTCTCAAATTCTAACAAAACTTACCGAAAATCCTTCAAAATTTATAGCTTCAATGCTTATTGGAAACAATGTAGCACTTGTAGTTTATGGATTTTATATGGGAGATGTTGTCCTGAAATGGATAACAGGTCTTGGATTTCATTTTTCAGACGTAACCACTATTTTAGTTCAAACTTTAATTTCGACTTTTATAGTTCTGATTACAGCAGAGTTTTTTCCGAAAGTTTTTTTTCAAATCTATGCCAATTCCTTAATTAAGATTTTTGCCGTTCCGGCTTATCTTTTTTACAGGCTGTTTTACTACGTCTCTACGTTCTTTATCTGGATATCTGATTTTATTTTAAGGAAGTTTTTTAAAACAGAAGGCGATCAGGTACAATTGTATTTTAGTAAAGTTGAACTTGGTAATTATATTACAGAACAAATGAGTTCAGTTGAAGATGATGATGAAGTCGATTCTGAGATTCAGATTTTTCAAAATGCCTTAGAGTTTTCAGGAGTAAAAGCGCGTGATATTATGACACCTCGAACAGAACTTGTAGCAATAGATTTATTTGACAGTGTTACAGATTTAAAAGAGCTTTTTATAGAAACCGGATATTCAAAAATTGTAGTAAGTCAAAACTCCCTTGATGATATTGTAGGTTATGTACATTCATTCGATTTATTTAAAAAACCGCAGACCATAAAATCTGTTTTAATGACTGTTGAATTTGTTCCGGAAACGATCTTAATAAAAGACGCTTTAAATATTTTGATTAAAAAGCGAAAAAACGTTGCAGTAGTTTTAGATGAATATGGAGGAACTTCCGGAATTGTAACAATTGAAGATATCGTTGAAGAGCTTTTTGGTGAAATTGAAGATGAGCACGATTTAGATGAAGAATTGATAGAACAGGATTTAGGTGAAGGTAAATATTTGTTTTCTACACGCTTAGATGTCGAATATCTAAATGAAACCTACAAACTCATGATTCCCGAAGAAGATTCATATGGAACATTAGGAGGCTTTATTGTAAATTCTACCAAAGAAATACCACAAAAAGGAGATAAAATTGTGATTGACAGGTTCCATTTTAAGATAGAACAGGCTTCAAACAAGAAAATTGAATTGGTCAAAATGACAATAAAAGAGTAAATTTTTAAATAATTAAAAAAAATTGTGTAAAATAAAACGCTAGTTGTATTGTTATTAACTAGATAATTGTATTTTCGCAAACTGAATATAAAATTAACGATAATAAAAATGGCAGTTTTAGCAAAAATTAGACAGCGTTCCGCTTTATTGATAGGAGTTATTGCACTTGCATTATTTGCATTTATAATACAAGATCTAATCGGTAAAGGAACATTTAGTCAAAGTTCAAAAGATGTAGGAAGCATCGATGGAAAAGATATTTCATTTGAAGACTTTAGAGTTAAAGTTAGTAATCTTGAAAAAAGTGGTCAAGGAATTACTTCCACTGAAGCTGCAAACAGAGTTTGGGATCAAGAAGTTTCAATCGCATTATTATCAGCTCAGTTTGATAAATTAGGATTGAGAGTTGGTGAAAAACACTTAATTGAAGTTTTAAAATCAGACCCAAATATTGGTAAAAACCCTATGTTTTTAAACGCAGCAGGAGTTTTTGATGTAGTTAAATTTAAAGACTACTTTAAAGCAAATCCTGAAGCAGCACAATATATTTCTGATAAAGAAAAAGATGCTGAATTAAACGCAAAATTTCAAATCTATAATACTTTAGTAAAATCTGGACTTTACACAACTGCTAGTGAAGGAAAGTTAAAGTATGAAATGGAAGCTAACAAAGTAAACTTTGCTTACGCTGGAGCGTTATACTCTTCTATTAAAGATAGTGAAGTAAAAATTTCTGATTCAGATATCGTAGATTATATGAAGAAAAACGAGAAGAAATTCAAAGCTGATGAAACTCGTGAAATTCAATACGTTTTAGTTGAAGATAAAGCATCAAAACAAGATGAGGCTGATATTAAAGCTAAAATTACTGCCTTATTATCTGGAAGTGTTGTTTACAATGCAAAAACAGGTAAAAACGATACATTACCAGGATTTAGAAACGCAACAAACATTGCTGAATTTGTAAATGCAAATTCTGATGTTCCTTACGATTCTACTTATGTTCCTAAAAATGCTCTTCCAGCTGTAGATGCTGATAAATTATTCAGCTTACCTGCTGGTGCAATTTACGGTCCTTATGTTTACGGAAAATACTATGCAATTTCTAAATCTTTAGGATTTAAAGCTGGTGTTAACGCTAAAGCAAGTCATATCTTAATTGGTTATGAAGGTTCTCAAACACCAAACCAAAAAGAAAAAAGAACTAAAGAAGAAGCTAAAGCTAAAGCTGAAGAAATTTTAGCACAAGTTCAGTCAAACCCTGACAGCTTCATGATGCTTGCTTTTACAAGTTCTGATGATTCATCTGCTCAGCAAGGTGGTGATTTAGGATATTTTGGTCAAGGCCAAATGGTAAAACCATTCAATGATTTTGTATTCAACAACGGAATTGGAAAAGTTGGTTTAGTAGAAACTCCATTCGGTTTCCACGTTATTAAAATTACTGACAAACAAGACGGAATTCGTTTAGCTACAATTGCTCAAAAAATCGAGCCTTCTGAAGCTACTTCTGATAAAGTATTTACATTAGCTACTAAATTCGAAATGGAAGCAGCTGATAAAGATTTCGCTGCTACTGCAAAAGAATTAGGTTTAAAAGTTGAAGGCCCGGTTTCTGCAAAAGCTATGGACGAGCAGTTTGGACCATTAGGAGCTCAAAGAAACATCGTTAGATGGGCATTTGATAAAGAAACTGATAAAGGTGACGTTAAACGTTTTGAATTAGCTAATATCGGACACGTTATTGCTCAATACAAAGGAGAAAACAAATCTGGTTTAGTTTCTGTTACTATGGCTAGACCTTATGTTGAACCAATCTTGAAAAACAAGAAAAAAGCTGAAATCTTAAAAGCTAAAATGACAGGTTCAAGCATCGAAGCTGTTGCTAAAAGTGCTGGTGTAGCTGTACAACAAGCTGCAGATGTTACTTTAGAAAACCCTGTTTTACCAGGCGGAGTTGGACAAGAGCCACAAGTTGTAGGTACTGCATTTGCTTTAGCCGCTAACAAACTTTCTGCTCCAATTGAAGGAAATACAGGAGTTTATGTAGTGAAAAATATCAAAACTGTAAAAGCTCCAGCCCTTACAAACCATGCAGAATATGTTGCTAAAGTAAAAGCTCAAAGCGCATCTGATGCAGGAAGAATTTTACCAGCGTTGAAAAACAATGCTAAAATTGAAGATAACAGATTGCAATTTAATTACTAACCGAAAGTTTTAGTAAAATAAATAAAAGAAAAACCCGAAACGTTCAGCTGAATGTTTCGGGTTTTTCTGTATATAATGTTTTAGCAAAATGATTTTGTAGTAAATGTTTTATGTAATTTACTTAACTATATGGGAATTATGGAAATATAACCTTAAAAATTTGTGATTATAAAAATATTACAGTTAATTTGTCGGAATTTTTGTTCTAACAAATCTAAATTTTAACAAACATTTGTTAATGCAAGTTCTGAGAGAATTATAAACAAATACTTTAATAATCAAACATTTAATGTTTTATAAGTTTAAATTTTTAAGAAGAAAACCAAAGGTATATTCTAAAATTGAAAATCACATTTTTGGAATAATTACGGAGCTTTTAAAAGTTAGCACTACCGACATCAATGTTGATGAATTGGGTGGTAAATATTATTTAAGTAACGAAGAACAACACTTTAAGGTAACAATTTTAAGTAACGATTACGTTATCAGGCTAACCAATACCCGTGACTCTGTAGCTGAAAAATACGATAAGGTTTTTGTAGAAGATGTTTTGAAAGCTGTAAAAGAAGAAAAACACCGCAGAATGGAGCTGGTATACGACTCTATTACAAACAGTATTGAGAAAATGGCTGAACGTCTGCATAATACACTTATAGAGTCTAACGAGCAGGAAAATGAAAAAGTAAGACGTTTAGAATCTGAACCAGTTGAAAATGATCAAAAAGTAAATTTTTAATTACGCTTATTGATATTGATAACTACTCCTGCAAAATCATTTCATCATAAGAGAGAATAACATCATATCCTTTTGATGTAAAATAATCCTTAGGATTTTCTTTTGAAACCACCATTACAAAGTCTCCTCCCCAAGCACCTAGACTTTTAACAGTACCATTAAAATCAGGAAACGCAATTTCTTTAATTGTTTTTATCTCCATAATATTACTTAAATGAATTTCATGTTTTTCTACTGCGTAGGCAAATTCTTTTAAGGTTTTAGCGTTCAGGATAGCATTAGTTATTTTATTGTTTTCGGCAACACTCTTTGCTAGATTTTGGTCTTTGTGTCTGTTATAAGCTTGTATAGCAGTTTTACTGTTTTGTTTTTTGTTGAGATAAACAAAGTGAATGTTTTCTGTAAAGTCCGGATTGAAAATAACCGGTTCAACAAAATTATTTTCTATTCTATATAAAATAGGAGTATTGTTCTGCGCGCAGGCTATGTCATAACCGCTGCCTCCAAAGCTGTTTTTAAGCAGTGTAAAAGCATTAATTTTGGTCCACTGCGCAATATTATTAATCAAGGTCGAAGATGTTCCCAATCCCCAATTTCTTGGAAAAGTAAGATTCGTTGTTATTCTGTATCCTTTTGACTGCTTAATAAATTCAGGATTTAAAAGATAAGCTTCGTGCAGGATATTAATTAAAGTGGTTTTTACAGTTTCAACTTCAGAATCTATATTGTTTATAACTTCATCAAATGAAATTACATTTTCAAACCAAAGCTGTTTGTCGTAGTCATAACTTTTCCATTCTATTATTTGGTTTTCTCCTTTTGTTACAACTAAATCCTGACCAAATTTTGTTGGCAGTGCAAATGCATCTGCGCCATCTAATACTAAATATTCTCCAGAGATGAATAATTTTCCGTTACTGTAAAAGGTTGTTGACATACGTATTTTTTAGCCCCGATAGAAGTGGAAATCCTTTTGCTTTTTTCTTTAAAAAGGAAAAGATTGCAGCGAATAGCGGGATCAGCTTCTAATTATTTTCTTAAACTTTCAATGAATTCAACTACGGCACTATGTGAAACAGCAGTTTTCTTAAAATGTGCTTTTATCAAATGACGTTCTTCGTCTGTAGCTTCAAACTGGTTGATGATATTATTTAAGTGCATTTTCATGTGTCCTTCCTGAATTCCTGTTGTGGTTAAAGAACGCAATGCTGCAAAATTTTGTGCTAAACCTGCTACGGCAGTAATTTCCATTAACTCTTTTGCAGAAGGTTTTTCAAGCATTTCCATGCATAATTTTACTAATGGATGCAGTGAAGTCAGGCCGCCAACGGTTCCTAGTGCTAAAGGAATTTCAAGCCAGAATGTAAAAATTCCGTTCTCAATTTTTGCATGTGATAAACTTGCATATTGACCGTTTTTTGAAGCATAAGCATGAACTCCGGCTTCTACAGCTCGAAAGTCATTTCCTGTAGCCAGTACAACAGCATCAACACCATTCATGATACCTTTATTATGTGTTACAGCTCTAAAAGGCTCAATTTCGGCAATTTGAACAGCCTGAACAAAGCGTTCTGCAAATTCCTGTGGATTTTGGATATGTTTTTCGGCTAAATCTTCAATTGGACATGAAACTTCGGCTCTAACTAAACAGTTAGGTACATAATTCGATAAAATACTCATGATAACAGTTAATGTATCCTCTTCAGAAAATAAATCAGAATGCTGAAATTCTTCTTTTAAAGTAGATGCGAACTGCTCTAAGCATGAATTGATAAAATTAGCGCCCATGCTGTCTTTAGTTTCAAAAGTGGCATGAAGCTGATAGTAATTCTCAAGTAAATTTCGTTTGTCTTTTAATTGAATATCTAATATACCGCCGCCGCGTTCCTGCATGTTTTTGGTAATGCTTTGTGTTTCAGAAAAAAACTTAGGTTTTATCTGCTGGAAAAACGATTGTAATTTTTCGGCATCACCATTAAAATTAAAATGAACCTGACCAATTTTTTCGGTATCAATTATAGTGGCTTTAAAGCCTCCGCGTGAAGCCCAAAATTTGGCTGCTTTTGAGGCTGCGGCCACAACAGAACTTTCTTCAATGGCCATTGGTATCGTTTTATACTTCCCATTAATCAAAAAATTTGGAGCAACCCCAAGCGGAATATATAAATTGGTAATCGTATTCTCAATAAATTCATCATGCAGCTGTTGGAGCTTTTCGTCTGAATTCCAGTAATTTCTTATAATATTTAAGGCCTCTTCAGGAGTCGAAAAATATTCATTGGCGATCCAGTTAATTTTTTCTTTTTTGGATAATTTAGAAAATCCGGCAACAGCGTTGTTCATTCTCAATATATTAAATAATAATGTTGCCGCAAAGATACTATTTT includes:
- a CDS encoding peptidylprolyl isomerase; this encodes MAVLAKIRQRSALLIGVIALALFAFIIQDLIGKGTFSQSSKDVGSIDGKDISFEDFRVKVSNLEKSGQGITSTEAANRVWDQEVSIALLSAQFDKLGLRVGEKHLIEVLKSDPNIGKNPMFLNAAGVFDVVKFKDYFKANPEAAQYISDKEKDAELNAKFQIYNTLVKSGLYTTASEGKLKYEMEANKVNFAYAGALYSSIKDSEVKISDSDIVDYMKKNEKKFKADETREIQYVLVEDKASKQDEADIKAKITALLSGSVVYNAKTGKNDTLPGFRNATNIAEFVNANSDVPYDSTYVPKNALPAVDADKLFSLPAGAIYGPYVYGKYYAISKSLGFKAGVNAKASHILIGYEGSQTPNQKEKRTKEEAKAKAEEILAQVQSNPDSFMMLAFTSSDDSSAQQGGDLGYFGQGQMVKPFNDFVFNNGIGKVGLVETPFGFHVIKITDKQDGIRLATIAQKIEPSEATSDKVFTLATKFEMEAADKDFAATAKELGLKVEGPVSAKAMDEQFGPLGAQRNIVRWAFDKETDKGDVKRFELANIGHVIAQYKGENKSGLVSVTMARPYVEPILKNKKKAEILKAKMTGSSIEAVAKSAGVAVQQAADVTLENPVLPGGVGQEPQVVGTAFALAANKLSAPIEGNTGVYVVKNIKTVKAPALTNHAEYVAKVKAQSASDAGRILPALKNNAKIEDNRLQFNY
- a CDS encoding hydroxymethylglutaryl-CoA reductase, degradative; translation: MNNAVAGFSKLSKKEKINWIANEYFSTPEEALNIIRNYWNSDEKLQQLHDEFIENTITNLYIPLGVAPNFLINGKYKTIPMAIEESSVVAAASKAAKFWASRGGFKATIIDTEKIGQVHFNFNGDAEKLQSFFQQIKPKFFSETQSITKNMQERGGGILDIQLKDKRNLLENYYQLHATFETKDSMGANFINSCLEQFASTLKEEFQHSDLFSEEDTLTVIMSILSNYVPNCLVRAEVSCPIEDLAEKHIQNPQEFAERFVQAVQIAEIEPFRAVTHNKGIMNGVDAVVLATGNDFRAVEAGVHAYASKNGQYASLSHAKIENGIFTFWLEIPLALGTVGGLTSLHPLVKLCMEMLEKPSAKELMEITAVAGLAQNFAALRSLTTTGIQEGHMKMHLNNIINQFEATDEERHLIKAHFKKTAVSHSAVVEFIESLRK
- a CDS encoding GYDIA family GHMP kinase, with translation MSTTFYSNGKLFISGEYLVLDGADAFALPTKFGQDLVVTKGENQIIEWKSYDYDKQLWFENVISFDEVINNIDSEVETVKTTLINILHEAYLLNPEFIKQSKGYRITTNLTFPRNWGLGTSSTLINNIAQWTKINAFTLLKNSFGGSGYDIACAQNNTPILYRIENNFVEPVIFNPDFTENIHFVYLNKKQNSKTAIQAYNRHKDQNLAKSVAENNKITNAILNAKTLKEFAYAVEKHEIHLSNIMEIKTIKEIAFPDFNGTVKSLGAWGGDFVMVVSKENPKDYFTSKGYDVILSYDEMILQE